GGCCACTAGAGTTCCCTCACACAAACTCATAAAACCATTTAACCATAAATAAGGTAAAACAAGGATGTGCCTTCCCCCCAAACTGCAGTCACAAAATGGAATGCATTCAGTCGCCTAAAATGTCATTGTATGTTTTAGCGTTAACATTAACCTTCAGTGGGAGTAAGAGGCAGAAAAGGCAGATATATATCCTCTAATATCCACATCCAAATTGTACCGGTGGCTCTATGCACACTATATAGTGCTTTGTGGCATCCGATAAACCCAGATTTGTCAATTAGTGTCACAGATAATGTAATGACCACACAAGAGAACACGTTTCCCCTGCTCCAGAGTCCAGAATAAAGTGACCCATATAATACACTAATTTTCCTGCCCTGTTAGTTTGTATTGTTTACTGCTGAGATGGTGTTTTTCCTAGATGCATGCTTTTCACATTAATAGTAAATGTAATACGTTACTGCACTTAAATAACAAATTACTGCATtgcaacaattctgcatagatgagtggacaaaaattcctccacagcgctgtaacagactcattacaAGTTATTGCAAACGCTTGACTGcagttgctgctaagggtgacccaaccagttattaggtttaggggcaaacacttgtttacacagggccatgtcgtgttggattttgttttccactaaataataaaaaccttaatttaaaaacaacatgttgtgttcacttgtgttatcttttactaatatttaaattagtttgatgatctgaaacattaaagtgtgaaaacatgcaaaaaaaaatggaggaacaggaATGGGCACTTTTCACACcgctgtatatttacatttactcaagtacatggtttgtttacttcatccaccactgaccTACACAGATCTAACAGGGCAGAAATTTTAGGAATTTAATTATGGCAAAGGTGGAAGGTTTGGAATCACTGAACTCTCCACATACTTTTGATCATAAAGTGTGTCTTGTATTTTAAAACTTAGATGGTACatataggaaaataaaacttATTAAAAAGCCAAAAATCTTTACAATGTGGTTTTAAATTAGTCAAAACCTCTTTCTCTGTTTattaacttttctttttaacttaTATAATGTTAAGACATTCATTTGAATTACCAGATATAGACATACACTTTAAGAATAATAAGGTATTTAAGTGATCATAACATGTTTAACTTTCTATAAGTCTTTACCCAGGCAGAACTTTAAAATACTAAGGTCACAAAGAAAAAGTgctaaaaaattaagtaaatgtaaCATGAAAACAGACTTACATGAGATACTCGTCTGaagcaaaatgaaaatgaataggAGCTACAGGCATACCGGAGGTAAGAGCTACTATATAGGAGGAGATATGCATAATCAGTCAGAAGAGTTTCAGTTTCTTTTCACTTTAAATGCCATTTaatacagtattacagtatGGCTTTCATTCGTGCCGGTGCTAAATCTTTGAGACAGAAAGCTGGAAATCACAGtttctattaataattatttgctGTCAGACAAGATAGCTTTTTCAACAATTTTCCATCAaaagacaaatacttttttgtcCTATGCTTCAGATGTTGCCCTGTACAACCTTATATAGCCACAAGCTTGGATCATCAGTTAATGGGAGTATAAGTCAATATTTTTTCACCTGTCAAGCAGTAAATTCATGCGTTTACTGACAAGCCCAGCCCTGTAAAATGATTTACATTGGCATCCCGGAAATGCCTCCACAAAACAGCCAtaagggttgcacaagccagtgcactcttagtgtcaGTCTCAAGCCTgaataaatgggaagggttgcgttgaAAAAGGCTttcagcataaaacatgtgctaaattaaatatttggatCACAACACAGAATTTCATtcctgggttaccaacgaccgccacaagTACAGGAGGAAATTGGGCTAATGTTGGCTAAaggaggagacagagaggaggaagacatctacagagactgcaggaaaaggagaagtggaggagagtggaggttaaagttggtactttaaatgtttgtactatgactggtaaagggagagagttagctgatatgatggagcagagaaaggtagatatgttgtgtgtttaggagactaagtgaaaagggagtaaggccaggtgtggatggaaagagaaatggtgtaggtgtaatcctgaaggaagagtgtaCGTGAAGCagaaagttgaaggggtgatgataaatgtcatcagtggcTATGCCCCACAATTGGATTGTGAGATGGACAAGAAGGTACAATTCTGGAGTTAAATTAAGTGCTagagagtgtacctaggaatgaacgattggtgatttaGGCAGAcatcaatgggcatgtaggtgaagggaacagagatgATGAAGTGATGGGAAGGTATGGTCTTaatgagagaaatgtggaagggcagatggtggtagatttagACAGAAATGGCAGTAgagaatacatattttaaaaaggaggagcatagggtgaaatatatgagtggaggaaggtgcacacaggtggactatgttctatgtaggagatgcaacctgaaagagattggagactgtaaggtgttggcaggggatagtgtagatagacagcatcggatggtggtctgtaggatggctatGGAGGGGAaggggaagaggaggagagtgaggactgaaaaaagagtAAGATGGTGAaaaatgaaggaggaagactgtagtgtgcgattcaggaaagaggtcagacagtgGCTTGGTGGTgctaaagaggtgctggatgggCAACTACTTCagaaatgtgagagagagagagagagagaagagagagagagagagagagagagagagagagatattcaGGGAAAAGGTCAGAGAGTGGCttggtggtggtaaagaggtgctggatgggCAACTACTTCAgaaatgagagtgagagagactgagagagagagagagagagagcgagagagagagagagagagagagagagagagagagagagagagaaggttggatgatgtggagaaggtgaagcagaaagtggataggattaacaaggaggaagtgagaacaGAGATTATATGGACAGAGAGTGAGGAGGCTGGCCCAGATGActtaccagtagaagcatggagatgcaTAGGAGGcttggcagtggagtttttaaccagattgtttaacaagattctaggtgagaggatgcctgaggaatggagaaggagtgtgcaggtactgatttttaagaataagggagatgtgcagacctgcagtaactacaggggaaataAGTTGATGAGTCACACCATgcagttatgggaaagagtagtggaagccaggctgagagaagaggtgaccatctgttagcagcagtatggtttaatGCTGAGCAAGAGTACTACAGGTGCAATATTTGCTCtgatgatgttgatggagaaggatagagaaggtcagaaggagttgcattgtgtgtttgtggatttagcgAAAGCGTAGGACAGGGTGTCgagaaaggagttgtggtattgtatgaggaagtctggtgtggcatagaagtatgtgaggtggtgcaggacatgtatgaggacagtgtgacagcagtgaagtgtgcagtaggaactaCAGACTGGGTTAAATTGGAggctggactgcatcaaggatcggctctgagccctttcctgtttggaatggtgatagacaggttgacagaccaggtcagacagaagtctccatgAATTataatgtttgcagatgatattgttatttgtggcgagagtagggagcaggttgagaagagcctggagaggtggaggtacacgctggagagaaggcaaatgaaagtcagtaggagtaagaccgagtacatgtgtgtaaatgagaggaagggcagtggagtggtgcggttagagaaagtggaggagtttatgtacctggggtcaacagtgcaaagtaattgagAATGtgtagagaagtgaagaaaagagtgcaggcagggtggagtgggtggagaagagtggcaggagtgatttgtaatagtaggatatctgcaagagtgaaagggaaagtttatagaactgtggtgagacctgcaatgatgtatggtttagagacagtggcattgacaaaaagacaggaggtgcagctggagctggaggtggctgAGCTGAAGATGCttaggttttcattgggagtgacgaggatggacagaattagaaaccagttttttagagggaccatgcatgtaggatgttttggaaaCATTGAGTTTCcaaaagtgagagaggcccgattaagatggtttggacatatgcagtGAAGGGGCAtgtggtatatcggtaggagattgctgaggatggagctactgaggaaggaggaaaaaaggaaggccaaggaggaggtttatggatatggtaAGATAAGACATGctggtagttggtttgaaagaggcagatgtagaggacaggggggttatggagacggatgatccgctgtggtaacccctaacgggagcagccaaaagaagaagtagaagaagaagaagaagaagagtaatttaagttataggatattatatcatattattgtTGTCCCTGTTCTCTTTATCTTGCTATTTTGTCCtgaatttaaaaatacatatacacttaCACTATTAGTAAACACTAActcttattaattaattaatgaattaatgttgTGCATAATTAGACATAAATGGCAACTTTCTATTTACATTAAAATCACcaatagtgtgtaaatgtttatagtAGGTTGaatgattacatttaaaatgtgtagTATTTCAAAACATAATTATCTAAACAATGAAACGAAAaagcagaaaacacaaaaaaaatgttcatataataatctttttttattttgtaataattttctCTGCCCTAAAAAATACGATAATCTCCTCCTTTCCTGCGGAAGCTTTTGCGATGGGTTTTAATCAGCATTAACCAGTCCTTAAGAAGCAAGTTCAGGTTCTGAGACATTACAGGATGGGACACTCTACACATGTCATGGGTGTCTGATGAAGGGGTTCATTTGGTTTTGGCAGCCTTCTGGGCAGACTTGGTCACCTTGCCACCAGATGCAGCTTTCTTGTCAACTGCTTTGATTACACCAACAGCAACGGTCTGCCTCATATCACGCACAGCAAAGCGACCTGAAACAAGCAGCTCAAATAAGTCAAGATGGCACTAGTTTGTGGATAACAAGCACCCATATTACTTTACTTACCCAGTGGTGGGTACTGGGAGAAGCTCTCCACACACATAGGTTTTCCAGGGATCATGACGATAATGGCAGCATCTCCAGACTTTAGATTCTTGGGGTTGTCCTCAAGCTTCTTTCCAGAACGACGGTCAATCTTCTCCTTCAGCTCAGCAAACTTGCAGGCAATGTGAGCAGTGTGGCAGTCCAGCACAGGAGCATAGCCCTGAGAGATCTGACCAGGGTGGTTCAGGATGATGAcctgaaaaaataataacagaaaaGGACCCATAAACCgacaaaataaattttatagagtatagtacattagttgttaaatataaatgaggTGAAAGGGTTACATTATGCGAATTTTATGCAGTCCACAATCGTTGTGTgacttgtttttaaaaataaatagtgtgtCATAAGAGACTTGAGACATATGCAGATCCAGAAAAGTGAAAGGATACTCAAAGAAGggttttcttcccttttttgtttttactataTTTCTGTTACACTCATGGAATTAGCCAATGCTCAAGAAACGTGTTAAAGGCATCATTTACAATTCTTTAAAGTATTCCCAATGAAGAGTTGCAcacagcagatttttttttttaattctctaaataaaaacatatattttaagtaacaaatatttagtaaaaatatattttgataaaaaaaactgcatacATGACCATCTACTCTATTTATGCTTCTTAAAGttcaaaaagtttaaaatgacTTTGATAAAGATGATTATAgacaataacatttacattgttatttttttactactaATGCACttaaaaattcaaatatttgatcTCTCACCTGAGCTGTGAAGTTACCAGCCTCCATTGGTGGGTCGTTTTTGCTGTCTCCAGCCACGTTACCACGTCGGACGTCCTTCACAGACACGTTCTTCACATTAAAGCCAACATTATCACCAGGCAAAGCTTCAGCCAAAGATTCATGATGCATCTCAACAGACTTGACCTCAGTGGTCACGTTGACAGGAGCAAAGGTCACAATCATTCCAGGTTTAAGAATTCCAGTCTCAACACGGCCCACAGGTACAGTTCCAATACCTGAGAAAGAAGAAcgataaatattttacatgaatATATACAAAAGTAAATGTATGTTTGCTAACATAAATAtccattaattaatcaattaattttcACCTCCAATCTTGTAGACGTCCTGCAAGGGCAGACGGAGAGGTTTGTCAGTGGGACGAGAGGGGGGCAATATGGAGTCCAAGGCCTCCAGGAGAGTTGTTCCATTAGCAGCACCTTCTTTACGCTCAATCTTCCATCCTTTAAACCATGTCATCTAAGGACAAAAGATAATATATTAGTgttacatattcattttttgttcttgttgctTTTCATTATGATTGTTTGGGTACTAAGTCTGAGCATGCCGAAAGGGTTATGCTATCTAGAAGTTTTGCAGTGATTAATCCAGATGTAATTATGTACTTACATTTGTGCTGGGCTCCAGCATGTTGTCCCCATGCCATCCAGAAATTGGGACGAAAGCAACAGCAGCAGGGTTGTAACCAATCTTCTTGATGTAAGCACTGACTTCCTTGGTGATCTCCTCAAAGCGAGCCTGGCTGTATGGGGGCTCGGTGGAGTCCATCTTGTTGACTCCAACGATAAGCTGCTTCACTCCCAGGGTGAAGGCCAGGAGGGCGTGTTCACGGGTCTGGCCATTCTTGGAGATACCAGCCTCAAACTCACCAACACCAGCAGCAACAATCAGCACAGCACAGTCAGCCTGttacaaagaaataataataaaaaaaggtatacACTGGCATACAAGGTCTCATTTACTatgtaaacaattttatttcctagattaattttttttaaagttgctTAAAAGAAGCGCATACCTGTGAGGTACCAGTGATCATGTTCTTGATGAAGTCTCTGTGTCCAGGGGCATCAATGATGGTGATGTAATACTTGCTGGTCTCAAACTTCCAAAGAGAGATGTCAATGGTGATACCACGCTCACGCTCTGCCTTCAGTTTGTCCAGCACCCAAGCGTACTTGAAGGAGCCCTTGCCCATCTAGTTGTAGTTGTGTCGTGTCATTCAGTACAATTGAAAATTATATtagaattatatttgttttacatcAGTTAAAGGCAATTTGTTGCAACACTACAGAAGATTACAAGGAAATGcatttgattattaataatgaaaccaTACAATTATGTGGCTGATagtaatacaattataatatgccctgttactaataataataaatcaataagctgtgtaataataaaaacatgtgctGTGTTTCTAGTAGTTATTCATAGCGTGTACTGCTACTAATActaattattagttttattattgtagcattATTATCGTTATTttaattgctattattattgaCAGACATGATTGTCACGCATCTGTTAGTATCTGAACAGTAGGTGGCGCTCTTACTGCACCACATTGCTGCTACAGAGGCGCACccataaaaagaaaagcagcgAGCTTTCTCCATGTATTCACGGTTATTCATAGCACCACACCTCAGCTGCTTCCTTCTCAAATTTCTCAATGGTTCTCTTGTCG
This genomic interval from Silurus meridionalis isolate SWU-2019-XX chromosome 22, ASM1480568v1, whole genome shotgun sequence contains the following:
- the eef1a1l2 gene encoding eukaryotic translation elongation factor 1 alpha 1, like 2, translated to MGKEKIHINIVVIGHVDSGKSTTTGHLIYKCGGIDKRTIEKFEKEAAEMGKGSFKYAWVLDKLKAERERGITIDISLWKFETSKYYITIIDAPGHRDFIKNMITGTSQADCAVLIVAAGVGEFEAGISKNGQTREHALLAFTLGVKQLIVGVNKMDSTEPPYSQARFEEITKEVSAYIKKIGYNPAAVAFVPISGWHGDNMLEPSTNMTWFKGWKIERKEGAANGTTLLEALDSILPPSRPTDKPLRLPLQDVYKIGGIGTVPVGRVETGILKPGMIVTFAPVNVTTEVKSVEMHHESLAEALPGDNVGFNVKNVSVKDVRRGNVAGDSKNDPPMEAGNFTAQVIILNHPGQISQGYAPVLDCHTAHIACKFAELKEKIDRRSGKKLEDNPKNLKSGDAAIIVMIPGKPMCVESFSQYPPLGRFAVRDMRQTVAVGVIKAVDKKAASGGKVTKSAQKAAKTK